A window of Cryptomeria japonica chromosome 3, Sugi_1.0, whole genome shotgun sequence contains these coding sequences:
- the LOC131044071 gene encoding transcriptional corepressor LEUNIG_HOMOLOG-like encodes MDIYLIYDIGFSFKEVGNLLPSTNKVVCCHFSPDGKWLASAGHDKKVVLWNVETMKLKSAFTEHNHFITDVRFSPNPNCHFVIKCSKFIVIIGFPLLEMM; translated from the exons ATGGacatatatttaatctatgatattG GGTTTTCTTTCAAGGAAGTAGGTAACTTACTTCCAAGCACAAATAAAGTCGTTTGCTGTCATTTCTCACCAGATGGCAAGTGGCTGGCAAGTGCTGGGCATGATAAGAAG GTTGTTTTATGGAATGTGGAGACCATGAAGCTTAAAAGCGCATTTACAGAACACAATCATTTTATTACTGATGTTAGGTTCAGcccgaatccaaattgtcattttGTTATAAAatgttcaaaattcattgtcattattggttttcctctcctagaaatgaTGTGA
- the LOC131044054 gene encoding EG45-like domain containing protein, producing the protein MWAQQPSTVLHMSVSMIKSSAINLILWLVDFLFGICSNFVLWQFPAGNLFGAANDAIWDNQAACGRKYRIRCLSGTSNHRVNPCRQRSLVVKILDYCSSAGCDNGDATFHLSADAFSHIAHSSAKKINVEYEQV; encoded by the exons ATGTGGGCACAGCAACCTTCTACGGTCCTCCATATGTCCGTAAGTATGATTAAATCAAGTGCAATAAACCTAATTCTCTGGTTGGTTGATTTTTTATTTGGAATTTGCAGCAACTTCGTGCTATGGCAATTTCCAGCCGGCAATCTTTTTGGAGCGGCTAATGACGCGATTTGGGACAACCAGGCTGCCTGCGGAAGAAAATACAGAATTCGATGTTTGAGCGGAACAAGTAACCACAGAGTTAATCCATGCAGACAAAGATCCCTTGTCGTAAAGATTCTGGATTACTGTTCTTCTGCTGGATGCGATAATGGCGATGCAACTTTCCATTTATCTGCGGATGCGTTTTCTCACATTGCTCATTCCTCTGCTAAAAAGATTAACGTCGAATACGAACA AGTCTGA